A single Thermocrinis jamiesonii DNA region contains:
- a CDS encoding UDP-glucose dehydrogenase family protein encodes MKLTVVGAGYVGLTTAVCFAHLGHEVMVVEKLPNKVELLKEGKVPFYEPGLEELLKENLSLGRLSFTTELKQGLNFSEVIFICVGTPQNPDGSADLSQVEEVARETAKIMESYKLFVEKSTVPVNTHKLIKRTVERYLQRRGKQIEFDVVSNPEFLREGSAIKDFLEPDRIVVGVESQRARQIMEELYRDFKCPIIFTDPATSELIKHASNSFLAMKISYINMVADLCEKVGADVRLVAEGMGYDKRIGREFLRAGIGWGGSCFPKDIKAFIKMAKDHGVDFSLLEEVDKINQRRAVQFVEKVKNVLWSLKGKTLAVWGLSFKPNTDDIREAPSLRIIPLLLKEGAFLKLYDPKAMENFKALYPPGKDLTYEKDIYKTVEGASALLILTEWEEFEKADLERVKELMELPIIVDGRNMYDPKRVRELGFEYYGVGVP; translated from the coding sequence ATGAAGCTCACAGTTGTAGGTGCAGGATACGTAGGATTAACCACCGCAGTTTGTTTTGCCCACTTAGGACATGAGGTTATGGTGGTGGAAAAGCTTCCTAACAAGGTAGAGCTTTTGAAAGAAGGGAAGGTGCCCTTTTATGAGCCAGGGTTGGAGGAGCTACTTAAAGAGAACTTAAGCTTGGGAAGGTTGTCCTTTACCACAGAGCTAAAGCAAGGGCTGAATTTTTCCGAGGTGATCTTTATATGCGTGGGAACGCCCCAGAACCCCGACGGTTCAGCGGACCTCTCGCAGGTGGAGGAGGTAGCAAGGGAGACCGCCAAGATTATGGAAAGCTACAAGCTTTTTGTAGAAAAATCAACTGTCCCTGTCAATACCCACAAGCTCATAAAAAGGACCGTGGAGAGATACTTACAAAGGAGGGGAAAGCAAATAGAGTTTGATGTGGTATCAAACCCGGAGTTTCTAAGGGAAGGAAGTGCAATAAAGGACTTTTTGGAACCAGACAGGATAGTGGTGGGTGTGGAAAGTCAAAGGGCACGCCAAATAATGGAGGAACTCTACAGAGACTTTAAGTGTCCCATAATCTTTACGGACCCTGCCACTTCCGAGCTTATAAAACACGCCTCTAACTCCTTTTTGGCTATGAAGATCTCATACATAAACATGGTGGCGGACCTGTGCGAAAAGGTTGGTGCGGATGTTAGGCTTGTGGCAGAGGGAATGGGTTATGACAAAAGGATCGGTAGAGAGTTTCTCAGGGCAGGCATAGGTTGGGGTGGCAGTTGCTTTCCTAAGGACATAAAGGCTTTCATAAAGATGGCAAAGGATCACGGAGTGGACTTTTCCCTTTTGGAGGAGGTGGATAAGATCAATCAGAGGAGGGCTGTTCAGTTTGTGGAAAAGGTAAAAAATGTGCTGTGGAGTCTAAAGGGCAAAACCTTAGCGGTTTGGGGTTTGTCCTTCAAGCCAAACACCGATGACATTAGGGAAGCGCCCTCTCTCAGGATCATACCCTTGCTTTTAAAGGAAGGCGCCTTTTTAAAACTCTACGACCCTAAGGCTATGGAAAACTTTAAAGCTCTTTATCCTCCTGGGAAGGATCTAACCTATGAAAAGGATATTTATAAGACCGTAGAAGGTGCGAGCGCTCTTCTTATACTGACCGAGTGGGAAGAGTTTGAAAAAGCAGACCTTGAAAGGGTAAAAGAACTTATGGAGCTTCCTATAATTGTGGATGGAAGGAACATGTATGATCCCAAAAGGGTTAGAGAACTCGGTTTTGAATATTACGGCGTTGGTGTGCCTTAA
- a CDS encoding flagellar basal body P-ring protein FlgI, producing MVGTYIGKGLALLILLFSLSYATKIRDIATIEGQRSNYLIGYGLVVGLKGTGDGKATIFTVRSIANMLNRMGIVVDPRRITVKNVAAVVVTAKLPPYAKPGMSVDVEVASIGDAKSLEGGTLLLTPLRGPDGEIYALAQGQVIVSGYEVRGQAARQVQNIPTVGRIPNGAIIERPLPEYPETEEIHLYLENPSFSLAKLVQDRINAEFGEETALALDSSTIKLKVPKGLRMVDFLARVEDIELDVPSTAKVVIDSRSGTVLLGGEVTINPVSVAIGTLTVTIKETPEVVQPPPLSPGETVVVPRTEIKVEEKERRLVRLNGATVSQLVESLNRIGATPREIISILQAIKAAGALKAKLEVL from the coding sequence ATGGTTGGCACGTATATTGGCAAAGGTCTTGCCCTTCTGATTTTACTGTTTAGTCTATCTTACGCAACAAAAATAAGGGATATAGCTACCATAGAAGGGCAGAGAAGCAATTATCTGATAGGCTATGGACTTGTGGTAGGTCTAAAAGGTACCGGAGATGGAAAAGCTACGATCTTTACCGTAAGAAGTATAGCCAATATGCTAAACCGTATGGGTATTGTGGTGGATCCAAGGAGAATAACGGTCAAAAACGTCGCTGCGGTTGTTGTAACTGCAAAGCTTCCACCTTATGCCAAGCCAGGTATGAGCGTGGATGTGGAAGTGGCATCCATTGGAGATGCAAAAAGTTTAGAAGGAGGTACCCTTTTGCTAACACCTTTGAGGGGTCCAGATGGGGAAATTTACGCCTTGGCGCAGGGGCAGGTGATAGTCAGCGGTTATGAGGTTAGAGGGCAGGCGGCAAGGCAGGTGCAAAATATTCCCACCGTAGGCAGAATCCCAAATGGAGCCATCATAGAGAGACCTCTACCTGAATATCCAGAAACAGAAGAAATTCACCTATACCTTGAAAATCCGAGCTTTTCTTTGGCAAAGCTTGTTCAAGACAGAATAAATGCGGAGTTTGGCGAGGAAACAGCTTTGGCTTTGGATAGCTCAACGATAAAACTTAAAGTTCCAAAAGGGCTTAGGATGGTGGATTTTTTAGCGAGGGTGGAGGACATAGAGCTTGACGTGCCATCCACCGCAAAGGTGGTTATAGACAGCCGTTCCGGGACAGTACTGCTTGGGGGAGAGGTAACCATAAATCCTGTGTCTGTGGCTATTGGCACCCTCACCGTAACTATAAAAGAAACTCCCGAGGTTGTTCAGCCACCACCTCTATCTCCAGGTGAGACTGTAGTTGTCCCAAGAACGGAGATTAAAGTAGAAGAGAAAGAAAGAAGATTGGTAAGATTGAATGGCGCTACTGTTTCTCAGCTTGTGGAGAGCCTAAACAGAATAGGAGCTACTCCCAGAGAAATCATATCCATACTTCAGGCTATAAAAGCGGCGGGTGCGCTAAAGGCTAAGTTGGAAGTGCTTTAA
- the cysM gene encoding cysteine synthase B, translating to MWVLGQHDEPYRRIRNSILNLVGNTPIVRIKKVIPKDVSPKVEIYAKLESFNPGGSVKDRPALSMFLDAISKGLIKEGKTVIDATSGNTGIALAMVGAALGVPVELAMPANVSEERKRIIKAYGAKVYLTDPLEGTDGAILFVRELVSKNPEKYVYLDQYNNPANWKAHFYSTGIEIWHQTGGRITHLVAGIGTGGTIMGTGRRLRVFNPDIQIVGVQPAYPFHGIEGLKHIESSIKPGIFDESFLDRTIFVETEPAYEMTKRLALEEAIFVGQSSGAALFAAIQLAKELEEGVIVVVFPDGGSKYLTTAPFNNP from the coding sequence ATGTGGGTACTTGGACAGCACGACGAACCTTACAGGAGGATAAGAAACTCCATACTGAATCTTGTGGGCAACACGCCCATTGTTAGAATAAAAAAGGTCATCCCAAAAGACGTTTCCCCTAAGGTGGAGATCTACGCCAAATTGGAAAGCTTTAATCCGGGCGGTTCTGTAAAGGATAGGCCTGCCCTCTCTATGTTTTTGGATGCCATAAGCAAAGGCTTAATAAAGGAAGGTAAAACAGTAATAGATGCGACTTCTGGCAACACGGGTATAGCTTTGGCTATGGTAGGTGCTGCGTTGGGAGTTCCGGTGGAGCTGGCTATGCCCGCAAACGTCAGTGAAGAAAGAAAGAGAATAATAAAAGCTTACGGTGCAAAGGTTTATTTGACCGATCCTTTGGAAGGAACGGATGGAGCCATTCTTTTTGTGAGAGAGCTTGTCAGCAAAAATCCAGAAAAATACGTCTACTTGGACCAATACAACAACCCAGCCAACTGGAAGGCTCACTTTTACTCAACCGGCATAGAAATATGGCATCAGACAGGAGGCAGAATAACCCACCTTGTAGCGGGCATAGGAACAGGTGGGACCATAATGGGAACGGGCAGACGCCTAAGGGTCTTTAATCCGGACATTCAAATAGTAGGAGTGCAACCTGCTTACCCTTTTCACGGTATAGAAGGACTAAAGCACATAGAAAGTTCCATAAAACCCGGCATTTTTGACGAGAGTTTTCTGGACAGAACCATATTCGTGGAGACTGAACCCGCTTACGAAATGACAAAAAGGCTGGCTTTGGAGGAAGCCATCTTTGTAGGGCAATCTTCCGGCGCAGCGCTTTTTGCAGCAATACAGCTGGCTAAGGAGTTAGAAGAGGGGGTTATAGTGGTGGTGTTTCCCGACGGTGGTAGTAAGTATTTAACCACAGCTCCTTTTAACAATCCGTAG